The Sphingobium sp. BYY-5 genome contains a region encoding:
- the cobN gene encoding cobaltochelatase subunit CobN — protein MHLLSATPGTISNGDEAIDLDQSPGDIVILTVADSELTCFAGAAAMLPEDGPSIRLANLLQLRHPYSVDLYVEKVIAQARFVCVILLGGKSYWPYGVDEIASVARARGIAFAAIAAGQDSDPALDRASTLPPEMLERFGDYLRQGGTANALAFLRTAARLIGHDVGQADDPVPIADAGLYLPGVERPGIAQLRQDWDDSRPVALLLFYRALMIAGTLEAVDAAIAALRAKGFNVAAAHVRSLRDPFATQWLGALLGVVAPDVILNATSFAASSSSEPRTPGVLERADCPILQIAFAGMEEEKWASAARGLGPRDLAMNVALPEVDGRIFTRAVAFKAAERFDRRTECGIIVPKVAPDRLAFVANLAWNWAGLRRTAVSDRRVALVLANYPNRDGRIGNGVGLDTPASAATILSALKAAGYDVGHAPEEGAGLMRLMTGGVTNDPSSLARPSEASLPLDIYAKAFERLPQEARQAMLDRWGDPADDPFVREGAFRLAVHRFGHVAVAVQPARGYNIDPKESYHDPALPPPHAYLAFHIWLEHMFGAQAVAHVGKHGNLEWLPGKAVSLSSACFPEICAGPMPQLYPFIVNDPGEGTQAKRRIGAVIIDHLTPPLTRAESYGPLKQLEALVDEYYLAAGMDPRRLERLHRDIIDLARGHGLDQDAGAIGEGEDALAAIDNYLCELKEMQIRDGLHIFGRSPDGRLRRDLLVALARTPRGYDGAGDKSLLRTIADDLGLAFDPLDCRLGDPWAGPRPERLAELDDAPWRTVGDTVERLEALACALVEDAPRIGPASDAVLDRIAGDLAPRVDACGQAEMTALLAGLNGRFVLPGPSGAPTRGRPDVLPTGRNFFSVDTRAVPTAVAWDMGLRSAQLLVQDYLQREGDYPKAMAVSAWGTANMRTGGDDIAQALALMGVRPRWEWTSGRVVGFEIMTIAELGRPRVDVTLRISGFFRDAFPEQIDLLDSAARAVMALDEEDGDNPAAARYRAETARLVAEGADPASAARRAGARVYGSKPGAYGAGLQAMIDERLWHSRADLADVYLDWGGYAYGSGVEGDPERALFAARLTDADAVVQNQDNREHDLLDSDDYYQFEGGIAAAVEHLKGRAVRSYHNDHSRPERPVIRSLEDEIGRIVRARVTNPKWIAGVMRHGYKGAFEIAASVDYLFAFAATTHAVKDHHFDAVHAAFIEDEAVRAFMAEANPAALRETARRLREALDRQLWKPRSNSAALLLADIAGDEA, from the coding sequence ATGCACCTCCTGTCCGCCACCCCCGGAACGATCTCCAACGGCGACGAGGCGATCGACCTCGACCAGTCGCCGGGCGACATCGTGATCCTGACCGTGGCGGACAGCGAACTGACCTGTTTTGCCGGGGCGGCGGCAATGCTGCCGGAAGATGGCCCCAGCATCCGCCTCGCCAACCTGCTCCAGCTTCGCCACCCCTATTCGGTCGACCTTTATGTGGAAAAGGTCATCGCGCAGGCCCGTTTCGTTTGTGTCATATTGCTCGGCGGCAAGAGCTACTGGCCCTATGGCGTCGATGAGATCGCATCCGTCGCCCGCGCCAGAGGCATCGCCTTCGCCGCCATAGCCGCAGGGCAGGATAGCGATCCCGCCCTCGATCGTGCGTCGACCTTGCCCCCGGAGATGCTGGAACGGTTCGGCGACTATCTGCGTCAGGGCGGCACCGCCAACGCCCTTGCCTTCCTGCGGACGGCGGCGCGGCTGATCGGCCATGATGTGGGGCAGGCCGACGACCCCGTGCCGATCGCCGACGCGGGCCTCTATCTGCCGGGCGTCGAGCGCCCCGGCATCGCCCAGCTTCGGCAGGATTGGGACGACAGCCGGCCGGTGGCGCTGCTGCTCTTCTATCGCGCTCTCATGATCGCCGGGACGCTTGAGGCCGTCGATGCGGCCATCGCCGCGCTGCGGGCCAAGGGCTTCAACGTCGCTGCCGCGCATGTCCGCTCCCTGCGCGATCCCTTTGCCACGCAGTGGCTGGGCGCCCTGCTGGGTGTGGTCGCGCCGGACGTGATCCTTAACGCCACGAGCTTCGCGGCGTCCTCATCCAGTGAACCCCGCACGCCCGGCGTCCTCGAACGTGCCGACTGCCCGATCCTGCAAATCGCCTTCGCCGGGATGGAAGAGGAAAAATGGGCATCGGCCGCGCGCGGCCTTGGCCCACGCGACCTTGCCATGAATGTCGCCCTGCCGGAGGTGGACGGCCGCATCTTCACCCGCGCCGTCGCATTCAAGGCGGCGGAACGATTCGATCGCCGTACCGAATGCGGCATCATCGTGCCGAAGGTTGCGCCCGACCGGCTGGCCTTCGTCGCCAACCTCGCCTGGAACTGGGCAGGATTGCGACGCACCGCCGTTTCGGATCGGCGCGTGGCGCTGGTGCTCGCCAACTATCCCAATCGCGACGGCCGGATCGGCAATGGCGTCGGCCTGGACACCCCAGCCAGTGCGGCGACGATCCTGTCGGCGCTCAAGGCAGCCGGCTATGACGTCGGCCATGCCCCCGAAGAGGGCGCAGGGCTGATGCGCCTGATGACCGGCGGCGTGACCAACGATCCTTCGTCGCTGGCGCGTCCGTCCGAAGCCAGCCTGCCGCTGGACATCTATGCAAAGGCGTTCGAACGACTGCCGCAAGAGGCGCGGCAGGCCATGCTCGACCGTTGGGGCGATCCCGCCGACGACCCGTTCGTGCGCGAGGGCGCGTTCCGCCTGGCTGTCCATCGCTTCGGCCATGTCGCCGTCGCGGTGCAGCCCGCGCGCGGCTATAATATCGACCCGAAGGAAAGCTATCACGACCCGGCGCTGCCGCCGCCCCATGCCTATCTCGCCTTCCATATCTGGCTGGAGCATATGTTCGGCGCGCAGGCCGTCGCCCATGTCGGCAAGCACGGCAACCTCGAATGGCTGCCGGGCAAGGCGGTGTCGCTGTCGAGCGCCTGTTTCCCGGAAATCTGCGCAGGGCCGATGCCGCAGCTTTACCCCTTCATCGTCAACGATCCGGGTGAAGGCACGCAGGCCAAGCGGCGTATCGGCGCGGTCATCATCGACCACCTCACCCCGCCCCTCACCCGCGCCGAAAGCTACGGCCCGCTCAAGCAGCTTGAGGCGCTGGTCGACGAATATTATCTCGCCGCCGGGATGGACCCGCGCCGGCTGGAACGGCTGCACCGCGACATCATCGACCTGGCGCGCGGCCATGGGCTGGATCAGGATGCGGGCGCGATCGGCGAAGGGGAGGACGCGCTCGCCGCGATCGACAATTATCTCTGCGAACTCAAGGAAATGCAGATCCGTGACGGTCTGCATATCTTCGGCCGTTCGCCCGACGGTCGTTTGCGCCGTGATTTGTTGGTCGCTCTTGCCCGCACCCCGCGCGGCTATGATGGCGCGGGGGACAAATCGCTGCTCCGCACCATCGCCGACGATCTTGGGCTTGCCTTCGATCCACTCGATTGCCGACTGGGTGATCCGTGGGCTGGCCCTCGGCCGGAACGGCTTGCGGAACTGGACGACGCCCCCTGGCGCACGGTCGGCGACACGGTCGAACGGCTCGAAGCCCTCGCCTGCGCGCTTGTTGAGGATGCGCCGCGTATCGGCCCGGCGAGCGACGCCGTGCTGGATCGGATAGCCGGGGACCTCGCCCCCCGCGTGGACGCTTGCGGGCAGGCCGAGATGACGGCCTTGCTCGCGGGTCTGAACGGCCGTTTCGTCCTGCCCGGCCCATCGGGTGCGCCAACGCGCGGCAGGCCCGATGTCCTCCCCACCGGGCGCAATTTCTTTTCGGTCGACACGCGCGCCGTACCTACCGCTGTTGCCTGGGATATGGGCCTGCGATCCGCGCAATTGTTGGTGCAGGACTATCTCCAGCGCGAGGGCGACTATCCCAAAGCCATGGCCGTTTCCGCCTGGGGCACGGCGAATATGCGCACAGGCGGCGACGATATTGCCCAGGCGCTCGCGCTGATGGGCGTCCGGCCGCGCTGGGAATGGACATCGGGCCGCGTCGTCGGCTTCGAGATCATGACCATCGCGGAACTGGGCCGCCCGCGCGTGGACGTGACATTGCGCATATCGGGCTTTTTCCGCGATGCCTTTCCCGAACAGATCGACCTGCTGGACAGCGCCGCCCGCGCCGTCATGGCGCTGGACGAGGAGGATGGCGACAATCCCGCCGCCGCGCGCTATCGCGCCGAAACGGCGCGGCTCGTCGCGGAGGGCGCCGATCCCGCCTCCGCCGCCCGCCGTGCCGGCGCACGGGTCTATGGATCGAAGCCCGGCGCCTACGGCGCGGGGCTACAGGCGATGATCGACGAACGGCTCTGGCACAGTCGCGCCGACCTGGCGGATGTCTATCTCGACTGGGGCGGCTATGCCTATGGTTCCGGCGTCGAAGGCGATCCGGAACGCGCCCTGTTCGCCGCGCGCCTCACCGATGCCGACGCAGTGGTGCAAAATCAGGATAATCGCGAGCATGACCTGCTCGACAGCGACGATTATTACCAGTTCGAGGGTGGAATTGCGGCGGCGGTCGAGCATCTGAAAGGCCGCGCGGTCCGCAGCTATCACAACGATCATAGCCGCCCCGAACGCCCCGTGATCCGCAGCCTGGAGGACGAGATCGGCCGGATCGTGCGCGCCCGCGTCACCAATCCCAAATGGATCGCGGGGGTCATGCGCCACGGCTATAAGGGCGCGTTCGAGATTGCGGCCAGCGTCGACTATCTCTTCGCCTTTGCCGCCACGACCCATGCGGTGAAGGACCATCATTTCGACGCCGTCCACGCCGCCTTCATCGAGGATGAAGCCGTGCGCGCCTTCATGGCCGAAGCCAATCCCGCCGCCTTGCGCGAAACCGCGCGGCGGCTGCGCGAAGCGCTGGACCGCCAATTATGGAAACCCCGGTCGAACAGCGCCGCCCTGCTGCTCGCCGACATCGCAGGAGATGAGGCATGA
- the cobW gene encoding cobalamin biosynthesis protein CobW, producing the protein MSKIPTTVITGFLGAGKTTLIRHLLQNAKGRRLALIINEFGDVGVDGDLVRGCNDEACPEDDIVELANGCICCTVADDFLPTMQKLLDRPSPPDHIIIETSGLALPKPLVKAFQWPDIRTRATVDGVIALIDADAVAAGRFATDETALAAARAADPNLDHESPLEELFEEQLGCADMVVLNKADLVDGETLTAVEAQVNAETRPGVRIVRASHGAVDIAALLGITAAAEDDLDSRPSHHDGADADHDHDDFDSFVLTGGDVADVNALTEALGSVIAEHDVLRVKGMAAVAGKPSRLVVQAVGPRIQHFFDRAWREEETRRTGLVVIGQKGVDEAAIRAAIAPLIG; encoded by the coding sequence GTGAGCAAGATTCCTACCACCGTCATCACCGGCTTCCTGGGCGCGGGCAAGACCACGCTCATCCGCCATCTGCTGCAAAATGCCAAAGGGCGCCGGCTGGCGCTCATCATCAACGAATTCGGCGATGTCGGCGTGGATGGCGATCTCGTCCGGGGCTGCAACGATGAAGCCTGCCCGGAGGACGATATCGTCGAACTGGCCAATGGCTGCATCTGCTGCACCGTGGCCGACGACTTCCTGCCGACGATGCAGAAGCTGCTCGACCGACCCAGCCCGCCCGACCATATCATCATCGAAACGTCTGGATTGGCGCTGCCCAAGCCGCTGGTGAAGGCGTTCCAATGGCCCGATATCCGCACCCGCGCCACCGTGGACGGCGTGATCGCTCTGATCGACGCCGATGCGGTCGCGGCGGGTCGCTTCGCCACCGATGAAACGGCATTGGCGGCGGCCCGCGCGGCGGACCCCAATCTCGATCATGAATCGCCGCTGGAGGAATTGTTCGAGGAGCAACTGGGCTGCGCCGACATGGTCGTGCTCAACAAGGCCGATCTGGTGGACGGCGAAACGCTGACGGCGGTCGAGGCGCAGGTGAATGCCGAAACCCGCCCCGGCGTGCGGATCGTGCGCGCCAGCCATGGCGCGGTCGACATCGCCGCGCTTCTGGGCATCACCGCCGCGGCGGAGGATGATCTGGATTCGCGCCCCTCGCACCATGATGGTGCCGACGCGGACCATGACCATGATGATTTCGACAGCTTCGTCCTGACCGGCGGCGACGTCGCGGATGTGAACGCACTGACCGAGGCGCTCGGATCGGTGATCGCGGAGCATGACGTGCTGCGCGTGAAGGGTATGGCGGCGGTGGCGGGCAAGCCCAGCCGCCTGGTCGTCCAGGCGGTCGGTCCACGCATTCAGCATTTCTTCGACCGCGCCTGGCGCGAGGAGGAAACGCGCCGCACCGGGCTGGTCGTGATCGGCCAGAAGGGCGTGGACGAGGCCGCGATCCGCGCGGCGATCGCACCGCTGATCGGCTGA
- a CDS encoding TonB-dependent receptor yields MKTVKTISLLALAAATPALAQAPETEPGTRPGDEILVTASRSGEGVKASQLGASVTVIDAATLEARQTRIVSDVLRDVPGIAISRIGGVGGQTQIRLRGSEANHVLVLIDGIEAADPYYGEFDFGTLIADPAARIEVLRGQQSSLYGSDAIGGVVNYITLSGREAPGISGRIEGGSFGTVSSAARVAGASDGFDYALSASYYDTDGYPTARGGNRDIGSQSLGATSKVNWTPTDAVKLTGVLRYSLTKADTNNSEFDPTSPLFGYTVDSPGVRYRNEALYGLLSAQLTGLDGRWISTLSGQFADTTRKGYNAFGFDYGDKGRRYKGSLSSSLTLGTEAVTHRITGAIDVERESFRNLSSFAFMGRRHTDNIGLVGQYEMTAGALSLGGSVRYDDNNRFQDTTTWRVQGSYALPTGTRVRAAYGTGVKNPGYYELYGYMDGQYIGNPNLKPEKSEGWEAGLEQSVGGWATIGATWFDSRLKDEIYTSYPAPDFVATPANRDTKSNQHGIEAFVSAQPLPQLRFDLAYTWLNAKEDGVREIRRPRHIASFNTTVSSADQRFAGTLTIRYNGRATDTAYTDPSYIPVTMSMREYVLVNFSLDYKLARNVALFGRVENLTNEKYEEVFSFATAGRAAYGGVRLTF; encoded by the coding sequence ATGAAGACTGTAAAGACTATTTCCCTATTGGCCCTGGCAGCGGCGACGCCTGCCCTGGCTCAGGCGCCCGAAACGGAACCCGGCACGCGCCCCGGCGATGAGATCCTCGTCACCGCCTCCCGTTCCGGCGAAGGGGTGAAGGCCAGCCAGCTCGGCGCGTCCGTCACCGTGATCGACGCCGCCACGCTGGAAGCGCGGCAGACGCGCATCGTGTCCGACGTGCTGCGCGACGTGCCCGGCATCGCCATCAGCCGGATCGGCGGAGTCGGCGGCCAGACGCAAATCCGCCTGCGCGGCAGCGAAGCCAATCATGTTCTGGTGCTGATCGATGGTATCGAGGCCGCCGATCCCTATTATGGCGAATTTGATTTCGGCACGCTGATCGCCGATCCCGCCGCCCGGATCGAGGTGCTGCGCGGCCAGCAATCCTCGCTCTACGGTTCCGACGCGATCGGCGGCGTGGTCAATTATATCACCCTGTCGGGTCGCGAGGCGCCGGGCATCAGCGGACGGATCGAGGGCGGTTCCTTCGGCACGGTCAGCAGCGCCGCGCGCGTGGCGGGCGCCAGCGACGGCTTCGACTACGCCCTGTCCGCCTCTTATTATGACACGGACGGCTATCCCACCGCGCGCGGCGGCAACCGGGACATCGGCTCCCAAAGCCTGGGCGCGACCAGCAAGGTCAACTGGACGCCGACCGACGCCGTCAAGCTGACGGGCGTGCTGCGCTACAGCCTGACCAAGGCCGACACCAACAACAGCGAGTTCGATCCCACCAGCCCTCTGTTCGGTTACACGGTCGACAGCCCCGGTGTCCGTTATCGCAACGAAGCGCTCTATGGCCTGCTATCGGCGCAGCTTACCGGGCTGGACGGGCGATGGATCAGCACGCTGTCGGGCCAGTTCGCCGATACGACGCGCAAGGGCTATAACGCCTTTGGCTTCGACTATGGTGACAAGGGTCGCCGCTACAAAGGCTCCCTCTCTTCCAGCCTGACCCTCGGCACGGAAGCGGTGACGCACCGCATCACCGGCGCGATCGATGTGGAGCGGGAGAGTTTCCGGAACCTTTCGAGCTTTGCCTTCATGGGCAGGCGGCATACCGACAATATCGGGCTGGTCGGGCAATATGAGATGACGGCCGGCGCGCTCTCGCTGGGCGGGTCGGTGCGTTACGACGACAATAACCGCTTTCAGGACACCACCACCTGGCGCGTCCAGGGCAGCTACGCGCTGCCGACCGGAACGCGTGTCCGCGCCGCCTATGGTACGGGCGTCAAGAATCCCGGCTATTACGAACTCTACGGCTATATGGATGGTCAATATATCGGCAATCCGAACTTGAAGCCGGAAAAGTCGGAAGGCTGGGAAGCCGGGCTTGAGCAAAGTGTCGGCGGTTGGGCGACCATCGGCGCGACCTGGTTCGATTCAAGGCTGAAGGATGAGATTTACACCAGCTATCCCGCCCCGGACTTCGTCGCGACACCCGCCAACCGGGACACGAAGAGCAACCAGCATGGCATCGAGGCGTTCGTGAGCGCTCAGCCGCTGCCGCAATTGCGCTTCGACCTCGCCTACACCTGGCTCAACGCGAAGGAGGATGGCGTCCGCGAAATCCGTCGGCCCCGGCATATCGCCAGCTTCAATACGACGGTGAGCAGCGCCGACCAGCGCTTTGCAGGCACGCTGACGATCCGCTACAACGGCCGGGCGACCGACACGGCCTATACCGATCCCAGCTACATCCCCGTCACTATGTCGATGCGGGAATATGTGCTGGTGAACTTCAGCCTCGACTACAAGCTGGCGCGCAACGTGGCGCTGTTCGGCCGTGTCGAGAACCTCACCAACGAGAAATATGAGGAAGTGTTCAGCTTCGCCACCGCCGGGCGCGCTGCCTATGGCGGCGTTCGCCTGACCTTCTGA
- a CDS encoding TonB-dependent receptor — MKKQLLSAILLAVPATAWAEAPDDAPSIVVTGAGLDLPPGTPVYGSVVIDRQRLMDSASGRIESVLGDVAGFQQFRRSDSRSSNPSNQGATLRALGGNASSRTLMLLDGVPIADPFFGYIPFSALAPERLSVVRVTRGGGIGAFGAGAVAGTIEMASATRDQLPDIAASAFYGSRDSTEVSAGLTQDLGGGYVSLSGRWDRGDGFETTPKDQRNAATVPAAYDGWSTNLRAVAPISPTSELQFRATLFEDNRTLRFRGADSMSQGQDASIRYISRGPWQVDALAYVQARNFSNIVISSSSFRKSLDQRNTPSTGLGGKIELRPPVGDDHVLRIGADTRFATGDMYEDAYNANIASNPRTFLRHAGGDQWTTGIFAEDDWTPEGLGGKLILTGGARADRWTIRNGFYREVSATTGAATGSDYADRSDWEVSGRVGALYRASDALALRAAAYSGFRLPTLNELYRPFVVFPITTRANAALTPEKLKGAEAGIDLTPVEGVSLSATAFYNRLDDAIANVTIAPNIRERRNVDRIVVKGIELTAAAAMGDFRLSASYAYSHSTVHAPGAAFDGFTPAQSPRHAASATLAWAPQQGPSLSATLRYVADQYEDDLQSDVLPDALTLDTIARLPVGHGVTLVARGENLFDAEIVTRNAGGSIDLGTPRTLWIGVSFRH, encoded by the coding sequence ATGAAGAAGCAGCTATTGTCCGCCATCCTGTTGGCCGTGCCAGCCACCGCCTGGGCTGAAGCGCCCGACGATGCGCCGTCCATCGTGGTGACGGGGGCGGGGCTGGACCTGCCGCCGGGCACGCCGGTCTATGGGTCGGTGGTGATCGACCGGCAGCGGCTGATGGACAGTGCTTCAGGCCGGATCGAGAGCGTGCTGGGCGATGTCGCGGGTTTCCAGCAGTTCCGCCGGTCAGACAGCCGGTCGTCCAACCCGTCCAATCAGGGGGCGACCTTGCGCGCGCTGGGCGGCAATGCGTCAAGCCGTACGCTGATGCTGCTCGACGGCGTGCCGATCGCCGATCCCTTTTTCGGCTATATCCCGTTCAGCGCGCTTGCGCCCGAGCGACTGTCGGTGGTTCGCGTGACGCGGGGCGGGGGCATCGGCGCTTTCGGCGCGGGAGCGGTCGCCGGCACCATCGAAATGGCGAGCGCGACGCGCGACCAGTTGCCCGACATCGCGGCCAGCGCCTTCTATGGCAGTCGCGATTCGACGGAGGTATCTGCCGGGCTGACCCAGGATCTGGGCGGCGGTTATGTCTCGCTGTCGGGCCGGTGGGACCGGGGCGACGGATTCGAGACAACCCCGAAGGACCAGCGCAACGCCGCCACCGTGCCCGCCGCCTATGATGGCTGGTCGACCAATTTGCGCGCGGTCGCACCGATCAGCCCCACCTCCGAACTGCAATTCCGCGCGACCCTGTTCGAGGATAACCGCACGCTGCGCTTCCGCGGCGCGGACAGCATGAGTCAGGGACAGGACGCCAGCATCCGCTACATATCCCGCGGCCCATGGCAGGTCGATGCGCTCGCCTATGTGCAGGCGCGAAACTTCTCCAATATCGTCATATCCTCGTCCAGCTTTCGCAAGTCGCTGGACCAGCGCAACACGCCCTCGACCGGCCTGGGCGGCAAGATCGAGCTGCGGCCGCCGGTCGGTGACGATCATGTGTTGCGCATCGGCGCCGATACCCGCTTTGCGACCGGCGACATGTATGAGGATGCCTATAACGCCAATATCGCCAGCAATCCGCGCACCTTCCTGCGCCATGCCGGTGGCGATCAATGGACCACGGGCATCTTCGCTGAAGATGACTGGACGCCTGAAGGTTTGGGGGGAAAGCTGATCCTGACCGGCGGCGCGCGGGCGGATCGCTGGACGATCCGCAACGGCTTTTACCGGGAAGTGAGCGCCACCACCGGCGCAGCGACGGGCAGCGACTATGCCGACCGATCCGACTGGGAAGTATCCGGGCGGGTCGGCGCGCTCTACCGGGCAAGCGATGCGCTGGCGTTGCGGGCGGCGGCCTATAGCGGTTTCCGCCTGCCGACGCTCAATGAGCTATATCGCCCCTTCGTGGTCTTCCCGATCACGACTAGGGCCAATGCAGCGTTGACACCGGAAAAGCTGAAAGGCGCGGAGGCCGGCATCGACCTGACCCCGGTGGAAGGGGTCAGCCTGTCCGCGACTGCCTTTTACAACCGGCTGGACGACGCCATCGCGAATGTGACGATCGCGCCCAACATCCGTGAACGGCGGAATGTCGACCGGATCGTCGTCAAGGGGATCGAACTGACCGCAGCGGCGGCGATGGGCGATTTCCGCCTGTCCGCCTCCTATGCCTATAGCCATAGCACGGTCCACGCGCCCGGTGCCGCCTTCGACGGTTTTACCCCGGCGCAAAGCCCGCGCCATGCCGCCAGCGCGACGCTTGCCTGGGCGCCGCAACAGGGGCCGTCATTGTCGGCGACGCTGCGCTATGTGGCGGATCAATATGAGGACGACCTGCAAAGCGACGTGCTGCCCGATGCGCTGACGCTCGACACCATTGCGCGCCTGCCAGTGGGCCATGGTGTGACCCTGGTCGCGCGCGGCGAAAATCTGTTCGATGCGGAAATCGTCACCCGCAACGCCGGTGGATCGATCGACCTTGGCACACCACGCACGCTCTGGATCGGCGTCAGCTTCCGCCATTGA
- a CDS encoding DUF6628 family protein — MAYGETSPLDLPRPIPGGYGNRLFLFVMRRMATAGVNDAHAANAMLGAFGRSYRRPLVLMRAMMLELARASSRKILVAPCCCARMTADEALMMYATSEALRDPNAAYDRVSKLLGNDHALGALTCLQAVAQAHTDLGRPLDLYAAG, encoded by the coding sequence ATGGCTTATGGAGAGACCTCCCCCCTCGACCTGCCCCGTCCCATTCCGGGCGGCTATGGCAATCGTCTCTTCCTGTTCGTGATGCGCCGCATGGCGACCGCCGGGGTCAATGACGCCCATGCCGCCAACGCCATGCTGGGCGCGTTCGGCCGCAGCTATCGGCGTCCCCTGGTGCTGATGCGAGCCATGATGCTGGAACTGGCCCGTGCGTCGAGCCGCAAGATATTGGTCGCCCCCTGCTGCTGCGCCCGCATGACCGCCGACGAGGCGCTGATGATGTACGCAACCAGCGAAGCGCTGCGCGATCCCAATGCCGCCTATGACCGGGTCAGCAAATTGCTGGGCAACGACCATGCGCTGGGCGCGCTGACCTGCCTTCAGGCCGTGGCGCAGGCGCACACGGACCTTGGTCGCCCGCTCGATCTCTACGCCGCCGGTTAG
- a CDS encoding folylpolyglutamate synthase/dihydrofolate synthase family protein, translating to MADHAVSDDPQVQAQLDRLWSLSPGADILGLERITQLLERLDDPHRALPPVFHVAGTNGKGSTCAFLRAAMEADGKSVHVFTSPHLVRFNERIRVAGQLISDELLARYLARVLDIAEGVNASFFEVTTAAAFLAFAEHDADACIIEVGLGGRLDATNVIADPAVCGIAQLGIDHQAFLGDTLAQIAAEKAGIAKAGAALVTQRYPESLFPVMEEAAEKAGTVWIGQGDGWDAAIYRDRLHYRDDLGRLETPLPRLAGAHQVQNAALAFAMLRHQDAVPLSEAALKAAPLWAHWPARLQRLEHGPLLASLPTGSTAWLDGGHNAGAGEAISAYFTADRLEGQKLHLIIGMLANKEADAFLAPFAGRIAHIYALPVPGHDHHPAERFAAIAAQWGISCTAHSGPEAAIRAVAATAGDISPKLLIGGSLYLAGEILRLNEQLPD from the coding sequence ATGGCCGACCACGCCGTTTCGGACGATCCACAGGTGCAGGCCCAGCTTGACCGGCTTTGGTCGCTGTCCCCCGGCGCGGACATACTCGGCCTAGAGCGGATCACGCAGTTGCTGGAGCGGCTGGACGATCCGCACCGCGCCCTTCCGCCCGTCTTCCATGTCGCGGGCACGAACGGCAAGGGGTCGACCTGCGCTTTCCTGCGTGCTGCGATGGAGGCGGACGGCAAGAGCGTCCATGTCTTCACCTCGCCCCATCTGGTGCGCTTCAACGAGCGTATCCGCGTGGCGGGCCAGCTTATCAGCGACGAGTTGCTCGCCCGCTATCTGGCGCGGGTGCTGGACATAGCGGAAGGCGTGAACGCCAGCTTCTTCGAAGTGACGACCGCCGCCGCCTTCCTCGCCTTCGCGGAGCATGACGCCGACGCCTGCATAATCGAGGTGGGCCTGGGCGGCCGGCTCGACGCCACCAATGTCATCGCCGATCCGGCCGTGTGCGGCATCGCCCAGCTCGGCATCGACCATCAGGCCTTTCTGGGCGACACATTGGCACAGATCGCCGCGGAGAAGGCTGGCATCGCCAAGGCTGGCGCGGCGCTGGTGACGCAGCGCTACCCCGAATCGCTCTTTCCCGTGATGGAGGAAGCCGCTGAAAAGGCCGGCACTGTCTGGATCGGCCAGGGCGATGGCTGGGACGCCGCTATCTATCGCGACCGTCTTCATTATCGCGACGATCTGGGCCGGCTCGAAACGCCGCTGCCCCGCCTGGCCGGCGCGCATCAGGTGCAGAATGCCGCCCTCGCCTTCGCAATGCTCCGCCATCAGGACGCGGTGCCGTTGTCCGAAGCCGCTCTCAAGGCCGCGCCGCTATGGGCGCACTGGCCCGCCCGGCTCCAGCGGCTGGAGCATGGCCCGCTACTGGCGTCCCTGCCCACAGGTTCCACTGCCTGGCTCGACGGTGGCCATAATGCCGGTGCGGGCGAAGCGATCAGCGCCTATTTCACGGCCGACCGGCTGGAGGGGCAGAAGCTGCACCTCATCATCGGCATGTTGGCGAACAAGGAAGCGGACGCCTTCCTCGCCCCTTTTGCGGGGCGTATCGCCCATATATATGCACTGCCGGTGCCGGGGCACGACCATCATCCGGCCGAACGCTTTGCCGCCATCGCCGCTCAATGGGGCATAAGCTGCACCGCCCATTCCGGACCGGAAGCCGCCATCCGTGCCGTAGCGGCCACCGCCGGTGACATCTCACCCAAGCTGTTGATCGGCGGATCGCTCTATCTGGCGGGCGAGATTTTGCGACTGAACGAACAATTGCCCGATTGA